A genomic stretch from Erigeron canadensis isolate Cc75 chromosome 9, C_canadensis_v1, whole genome shotgun sequence includes:
- the LOC122581366 gene encoding 2-methyl-6-phytyl-1,4-hydroquinone methyltransferase, chloroplastic-like, whose protein sequence is MASLLLNGAHYQNLEKTPKGLELGFNRSNLHGRTNLSYTQINFVNKVCNFKSKNLIRPKCSVSSSVPRPVSQPRFIQHKKEAFWFYRFLSIVYDHVINPGHWTEDMRDEALEPADLDNPGLVVVDVGGGTGFTTLGIVKSVEAKNVTILDQSPHQLAKAKEKQGLKECRIIEGDAEDLPFETDYADRYVSAGSIEYWPDPQRGIKEAYRVLKKGGKACLIGPIYPTFWLSRFFADMWMLFPKEEEYIDWFEKAGFKDVQVKRIGPKWYRGVRRHGLIMGCSVSGVKTDSGDSPLQLGPKVEDVEKPVNPFVFLVRFLLGAMAGVYYVLVPVYMWLKDQIVPKGQLI, encoded by the exons ATGGCTTCTTTGTTGCTAAATGGAGCTCATTAccaaaatcttgaaaaaaccCCAAAAGGGCTTGAATTAGGATTTAATAGGTCTAATTTGCATGGCAGGACTAATTTAAGCTACACCCAGATCAATTTTGTTAATAAAGTTTGTAACTTTAAATCCAAGAATTTAATTAGGCCAAAATGTAGTGTTTCATCATCAGTGCCTAGGCCAGTTTCACAGCCAAGATTTATACAACATAAAAAAGAGGCATTTTGGTTTTATAGGTTTTTATCAATAGTGTATGATCATGTGATAAACCCTGGACATTGGACTGAAGATATGAGAGATGAAGCACTCGAACCGGCTGATCTTGATAACCCGGGTTTGGTTGTGGTTGATGTTGGTGGTGGGACTGGTTTTACTACTTTAGGAATTGTGAAAAGTGTTGAGGCTAAGAATGTGACTATTTTGGATCAGTCTCCTCATCAGCTGGCTAAAGCTAAGGAAAAACAGGGTTTGAAGGAATGTAGGATTATTGAAGGTGATGCTGAGGATCTTCCGTTTGAGACGGATTATGCTGATCGATATGTGTCTGCTGGAAG CATCGAGTACTGGCCAGACCCTCAACGAGGCATCAAAGAGGCATACAGGGTTCTGAAGAAAGGGGGGAAGGCTTGTCTAATTGGTCCTATTTATCCTACATTTTGGTTGTCTCGTTTCTTTGCAGACATGTGGATGCTCTTTCCAAAGGAGGAAGAGTACATTGACTGGTTTGAAAAGGCAGGATTCAAAGATGTGCAGGTAAAGAGGATAGGCCCAAAATGGTATCGTGGTGTTCGTCGCCATGGGCTCATCATGGGTTGCTCTGTTAGTGGTGTCAAAACGGACTCGGGGGATTCTCCATTGCAG CTTGGTCCCAAAGTAGAGGACGTAGAGAAGCCTGTTAATCCATTTGTATTCCTTGTACGTTTCCTTCTTGGTGCAATGGCTGGAGTCTACTATGTACTTGTTCCTGTTTACATGTGGCTCAAGGATCAGATAGTGCCGAAAGGTCAACTAATATGA